Proteins encoded in a region of the Phaenicophaeus curvirostris isolate KB17595 chromosome 20, BPBGC_Pcur_1.0, whole genome shotgun sequence genome:
- the NRARP gene encoding notch-regulated ankyrin repeat-containing protein, translated as MSQSEVSACAAPPPPSQRVFQEAVRRGNTKELQSLLQNMTSCEFNVNSFGPEGQTALHQSVIDGNLELVKLLVKFGADIRLANRDGWSALHIAAFGGHQDIVLYLITKAKYSAGAR; from the coding sequence ATGAGCCAGAGCGAGGTGTCGGCGTgcgcggcgccgccgcccccgaGCCAGCGCGTGTTCCAGGAGGCGGTGCGGCGCGGCAACACCAAGGAGCTGCAGTCCCTGCTCCAGAACATGACCAGCTGCGAGTTCAACGTCAACTCCTTCGGGCCCGAGGGCCAGACGGCGCTGCACCAATCGGTCATCGACGGCAACCTCGAGCTCGTCAAGCTGCTCGTCAAGTTCGGCGCCGACATCCGCCTGGCCAACCGCGACGGCTGGAGCGCCCTGCACATCGCCGCCTTCGGGGGCCACCAGGACATCGTCCTCTACCTGATCACCAAGGCCAAATACTCGGCCGGCGCCCGGTGA